One Xyrauchen texanus isolate HMW12.3.18 chromosome 2, RBS_HiC_50CHRs, whole genome shotgun sequence genomic window carries:
- the LOC127655783 gene encoding SCAN domain-containing protein 3-like yields the protein MSVSGPLQEPGSGEITNFGLYTHYYDIREWIIMALLKIRKVDSENRIFRDEWTEAYAFILPSSSSTRPVCLICSESVAVVKSGNIKRHFETRHKTFNENDPPGSPARTRKICELKGQYERATRVITQSITAQQRAYECSLRVQWILGKHKKPFTDSGMVKECMEALADTLFEGKEGQQLKQKVRQIPLSSTTTTRRAELLSEDVQSQLDSAIQSAPCIALAADESTDVSDNAQLLVYVRFYHEETKTFVEDILGVTALKTHTRGEDIYLAIKEMLTQRRIDVKNVVSITTDGAPSMMGREKGAVSRLKEDNPELLSYHCIIHMSVLCSTLSEHHAEVMNTITKLVNFLRASSAHQHRLLREFLAEVDAPANDLLLHSNVRWLKEESNMDTLAFLVDITGHLNDLNLKLQGKDNSVCDLVAAVQSFQRKLDILKMDLEQDCTHFPSMKEIQEINVTAHSDFIQKLIENFKARFDGFALGDQLMLFVRSPFFVKNVISFSKEAVHMYKWANAQALQMELLDLQADVVLREQCESSDPVTFWLQTVPKAKFPVLNKVAVYTLTMFGSTYSCESAFSTLTMCMDV from the exons ATGTCTGTGTCAGGTCCTTTGCAAGAGCCGGGGTCCGGAGAGATCACAAACTTTGGCTTGTACACACATTACTATGATATTCGTGAATGGATTATTATGGCTTTGTTAAAAATTAGAAAAGTGGACTCTGAAAACCGCATCTTTCGAGATGAGTGGACTGAAGCGTACGCGTTCATTTTGCCGTCATCGAGCTCTACGAGGCCCGTGTGTCTTATTTGTTCGGAGTCTGTTGCTGTTGTTAAAAGTGGAAACATCAAGCGGCATTTCGAGACAAGACACAAAACTTTCAATGAAAATGACCCACCAGGATCACCCGCGAGGACGAGGAAAATTTGTGAACTGAAAGGACAGTATGAGCGTGCAACACGGGTGATAACACAGTCCATTACAGCACAGCAACGAGCCTACGAGTGCTCACTTCGAGTACAGTGGATTTTGGGCAAACATAAAAAGCCTTTTACTGACTCCGGAATGGTGAAAGAATGTATGGAGGCGTTGGCAGACACGCTGTTTGAGGGTAAAGAAGGACAGCAGCTAAAACAAAAGGTTCGTCAGATTCCTTTATCatccacaacaacaacaagaagaGCTGAGCTACTGTCGGAAGATGTGCAGTCCCAGCTTGACAGCGCCATCCAAAGTGCCCCGTGCATTGCGTTAGCTGCTGATGAATCAACTGACGTAAGTGACAACGCTCAGCTCTTGGTGTATGTCCGATTCTATCATGAGGAGACTAAAACATTTGTAGAGGACATTTTAGGCGTCACAGCTTTAAAAACGCACACCAGGGGAGAGGACATATATTTGGCCATAAAGGAAATGCTGACACAGAGGAGAATCGATGTAAAAAATGTTGTCTCCATCACCACTGATGGGGCACCGTCTATGATGGGAAGAGAAAAAGGTGCAGTCAGTCGACTGAAAGAGGACAACCCAGAGCTCTTGTCATATCACTGCATTATCCACATGTCTGTTCTCTGCTCCACACTTTCAGAGCACCACGCAGAAGTTATGAACACCATCACCAAACTAGTTAACTTTCTCAGGGCTTCATCAGCTCACCAGCATCGTCTGCTCAGGGAGTTTTTAGCAGAAGTAGATGCTCCTGCCAATGACCTGCTCTTGCACTCCAATGTCAGATGGTTGA AAGAGGAAAGTAACATGGACACACTGGCCTTTCTGGTTGACATCACAGGGCATTTAAATGACCTCAATCTGAAGCTTCAAGGGAAAGACAATTCTGTGTGTGACTTGGTGGCTGCAGTCCAGTCTTTTCAGAGGAAACTGGACATTCTGAAAATGGATCTTGAGCAGGACTGTACACATTTTCCTTCAATGAAGGAGATACAGGAGATCAATGTCACTGCTCATTCTGACTTTATCCAAAAGTTGATTGAAAACTTTAAGGCTCGCTTTGATGGCTTTGCATTGGGAGATCAGCTGATGCTCTTTGTTAGGAGTCCATTTTTTGTTAAGAATGTTATTTCTTTCTCAAAGGAGGCAGTACATATGTACAAGTGGGCTAATGCACAGGCCCTTCAAATGGAGCTATTAGATTTACAGGCTGATGTAGTGTTAAGAGAGCAATGTGAATCCTCTGACCCTGTCACATTTTGGCTGCAGACTGTGCCAAAGGCAAAGTTTCCTGTACTTAACAAAGTGGCAGTGTACACATTAACAATGTTTGGCTCTACCTATAGCTGCGAGTCAGCCTTCTCTACGCTGACCATGTGCATGGATGTCTGA